A genomic window from Anthocerotibacter panamensis C109 includes:
- a CDS encoding cytochrome b: MATVPEGSPFNPVFSQAQQSISQLVQTISTIHFPGNPDSRAINPSQPSKTQSRPTVKNIPLSGTQNPPAPANPPLNFGYWAGVAFFLVLSLGGISVVALLSVGSVLQPFLIGAYTSLGGVLQSLPVPWSDSPTVSIEDLLLPKVKARRFLELMHWGTATCLLVLFLGGFVMANLPNKTSIFQRLLFIPIHQSLGLLVLGLLSVRMFLLLRTSFPLRWPKRPVDWINTIALNTNIYFFMLVLPISGYLLANNLGRSVAFFGTRLPTFFPKGAGFEMLGHTQHFWLSYICLSLIAAHTLVQRRYLVARWNKYFGPKKKPS; this comes from the coding sequence ATGGCAACTGTGCCCGAAGGGAGCCCTTTCAATCCTGTCTTTTCTCAGGCCCAGCAATCCATAAGTCAGTTGGTACAAACCATCTCCACTATTCACTTCCCCGGCAATCCAGATTCCCGCGCTATAAACCCATCTCAGCCATCAAAAACCCAGTCAAGACCAACCGTTAAAAACATCCCGCTGTCGGGGACGCAGAACCCGCCAGCACCAGCCAATCCCCCGCTAAACTTTGGCTATTGGGCTGGGGTAGCGTTTTTTCTGGTCCTCTCCTTAGGGGGTATTAGTGTTGTAGCGCTCCTGTCCGTGGGGAGCGTTTTACAGCCTTTCTTGATCGGGGCTTATACCTCCTTGGGCGGGGTGCTGCAATCCTTACCCGTACCCTGGTCTGATAGCCCTACTGTATCCATAGAAGATCTACTCCTGCCCAAAGTAAAAGCTCGACGCTTCTTGGAGCTGATGCACTGGGGTACGGCAACTTGCTTGCTGGTACTCTTCCTGGGAGGTTTCGTCATGGCAAATCTTCCTAACAAGACCAGTATCTTTCAACGATTGCTTTTTATCCCGATCCATCAATCTCTAGGACTGTTGGTTTTGGGGCTACTTAGTGTACGTATGTTTTTGCTGTTGCGGACATCTTTTCCCCTGCGCTGGCCCAAGCGTCCCGTGGATTGGATCAACACGATTGCTCTGAACACCAATATTTATTTTTTCATGCTAGTCCTGCCTATTTCGGGTTATCTCCTTGCCAACAATCTTGGTCGCTCGGTAGCTTTTTTTGGAACGCGGCTCCCCACCTTTTTCCCTAAAGGAGCAGGTTTTGAGATGTTAGGGCATACCCAGCATTTCTGGCTATCCTACATCTGTCTATCTTTAATTGCCGCCCATACCCTGGTCCAACGCCGCTACCTTGTCGCACGCTGGAATAAGTACTTTGGCCCGAAGAAAAAACCTTCCTGA
- the treY gene encoding malto-oligosyltrehalose synthase, giving the protein MLRIPAATYRLQFNAQFTFQQAQAIVAYLAALGISDLYASPIFRARTGSTHGYDVVDPGTINPELGGSEGFEQLSQQVQQYQLGWLQDIVPNHMAFDGQNRMLVDVLENGPDSKYQDYFDINWEHRYEGIRGRVLAPFLGKFYGDCLERGELKLHYSERGLTMQYYSLEFPIRIESYFQILNHELERLRKQLSRRDPDFVKLLGVLYALKSMPSGEPSEERYSQITFVKSMLWELWSTNAKIQTYIAENIETFNGTPGNPESYNLLDHLLTEQFYRLSFWKVGNEELNYRRFFTVNELISLRVEDPQVFESTHALIFRLVEEQKFTGLRIDHIDGLYNPLQYLLRLRERAPAAYLTVEKILEAQENLPLHWPVQGTTGYDFLNALNGLLCHADNKPALEQIYARFTGNQLDCQELIDEKKRLIIGKHLAGDIDNLAHLLKQISQRYRYASDFTIYALKNALVEVLAVFPVYRTYVSEEGLSRSGREIIRQVIAQAKENIPASFNELTFIERFLLIDFDENLTAAESKQWLHFVMRLQQFTGPLMAKGVEDTVLYIYNRLISLNEVGCKPGQFGISLDDFHAFNKARAEQFPHTMSATATHDTKRGEDTRARINVLSELPEEWEAHLQQWRTCNALHKESLQGRTIPEPNDEYFFYQTLLGVFPFDETDLPQLVERLQEYGIKAIREAKVHTAWLRPDTDYEQAYLRFVARVLAPDPTQPFWETFRPFQQKIQHYGVCNSLSQTLLKLTSPGVPDLYQGTELWDLSLVDPDNRRAVDFVHREKALQQIKARADLLPLSADLLAHPQTGYVKLFLIYRALAARREYLDLFQHGTYQKLQVVGSLRDHLTVFARQREDQTAIVIAPRLLTPLVKVGDYPLGEQVWHETRIILPPSTATTWREAITNHTFPADPILWVGQVLRHFPVALLLSE; this is encoded by the coding sequence ATGTTACGGATACCCGCAGCCACCTACCGCCTCCAGTTCAATGCCCAGTTCACGTTCCAGCAGGCGCAGGCCATCGTGGCTTATCTGGCAGCATTGGGAATCTCAGACCTGTATGCCTCCCCGATCTTTCGTGCCCGCACCGGCAGCACCCACGGCTACGATGTGGTTGACCCCGGTACTATCAACCCGGAGTTGGGCGGCAGCGAAGGCTTTGAGCAGTTGAGCCAGCAGGTGCAGCAGTACCAGTTGGGCTGGCTCCAGGACATCGTACCCAACCACATGGCTTTTGACGGGCAAAACCGAATGCTGGTGGACGTGCTCGAAAACGGCCCGGACTCGAAGTATCAGGACTATTTCGACATCAATTGGGAGCATCGTTACGAAGGCATTCGCGGGCGGGTATTGGCTCCGTTTTTGGGTAAGTTTTATGGCGACTGTCTGGAGCGCGGCGAACTCAAGCTGCACTACAGCGAACGCGGCCTGACCATGCAGTACTACAGTCTAGAGTTTCCGATCCGCATCGAATCCTACTTCCAGATCCTCAACCACGAATTGGAGCGGCTACGCAAGCAGTTGAGCCGCAGAGATCCCGACTTCGTCAAGCTGTTGGGGGTGCTCTATGCACTCAAGTCTATGCCTTCGGGCGAACCGAGCGAGGAGCGGTATAGCCAGATCACCTTTGTCAAATCCATGCTCTGGGAACTATGGAGTACCAACGCCAAGATCCAAACCTACATAGCAGAAAATATCGAAACCTTCAACGGCACCCCCGGTAACCCAGAAAGCTACAATCTGCTGGACCACTTGCTAACAGAGCAGTTTTACCGGCTATCGTTCTGGAAAGTCGGCAATGAAGAACTCAACTACCGTCGCTTCTTCACAGTCAACGAACTGATCTCTCTGCGCGTGGAAGACCCCCAAGTCTTCGAGAGCACCCACGCGCTGATCTTCAGGCTGGTCGAGGAGCAAAAATTTACCGGCTTGCGCATCGATCACATCGACGGGCTCTACAACCCGCTCCAGTACCTGCTACGACTTCGAGAACGGGCACCGGCAGCCTATCTCACCGTCGAAAAGATCCTGGAGGCCCAGGAGAACCTGCCCCTCCATTGGCCGGTACAGGGCACCACGGGCTACGACTTCCTCAATGCCCTCAATGGCCTGCTGTGCCATGCCGACAACAAACCAGCGTTGGAGCAGATCTATGCCCGCTTTACCGGCAACCAGCTTGACTGCCAAGAGCTGATCGATGAAAAAAAACGACTGATCATTGGCAAACATCTGGCCGGGGACATCGATAACTTAGCCCACCTACTCAAGCAGATCTCCCAGCGCTACCGCTACGCCAGCGATTTCACCATCTACGCCCTCAAGAATGCCCTGGTGGAGGTCCTAGCCGTCTTCCCCGTCTACCGCACCTACGTCAGTGAAGAAGGCTTGAGCCGCTCCGGGCGGGAAATCATTCGCCAGGTGATTGCCCAGGCTAAGGAGAATATTCCAGCCTCATTCAATGAGCTGACCTTTATCGAGAGGTTTCTGCTCATCGACTTCGACGAAAACCTCACCGCAGCAGAAAGCAAGCAGTGGCTCCACTTCGTCATGCGGCTCCAGCAGTTCACCGGACCCCTGATGGCGAAAGGCGTCGAAGATACGGTCCTATATATCTACAACCGCCTCATCTCACTCAACGAGGTCGGCTGTAAGCCCGGTCAGTTCGGGATATCGCTGGATGATTTCCATGCCTTTAATAAAGCCCGCGCCGAACAATTCCCCCACACCATGAGCGCCACGGCTACCCACGACACCAAGCGTGGCGAGGACACCCGCGCCCGCATCAACGTCCTCTCAGAACTACCCGAGGAATGGGAGGCGCACCTGCAACAGTGGCGCACCTGTAATGCGTTACATAAAGAGTCCCTCCAAGGACGCACCATCCCCGAGCCCAACGATGAGTATTTCTTTTATCAGACCTTACTTGGGGTCTTCCCTTTTGACGAAACGGACCTGCCCCAGCTCGTGGAACGACTCCAGGAGTACGGGATCAAGGCGATCCGGGAGGCCAAAGTCCACACGGCATGGCTGCGCCCCGACACGGACTACGAGCAAGCCTACCTGCGCTTTGTAGCGCGCGTCCTCGCGCCCGACCCGACCCAGCCCTTCTGGGAAACCTTCCGTCCCTTCCAGCAAAAAATCCAGCACTACGGCGTCTGCAACTCCCTGTCCCAGACCTTGCTAAAACTGACCAGTCCCGGCGTACCCGACCTCTATCAGGGCACCGAACTGTGGGATCTGAGCCTCGTAGACCCCGACAACCGGCGCGCTGTGGATTTTGTGCACCGCGAAAAAGCCCTACAACAGATCAAAGCACGGGCCGACCTGCTACCCCTCAGCGCCGACCTGCTCGCCCACCCGCAAACCGGTTACGTCAAGCTCTTTTTGATCTACCGAGCCCTAGCTGCCCGCCGGGAGTACCTCGATCTATTCCAGCACGGCACCTACCAAAAGCTCCAGGTGGTAGGCAGTCTGCGCGACCATCTGACAGTCTTTGCCCGACAGCGCGAGGACCAGACTGCTATTGTCATCGCGCCCCGGCTACTCACCCCCTTGGTCAAAGTCGGCGACTACCCCCTCGGCGAACAAGTCTGGCACGAAACCCGTATTATCCTTCCACCTAGCACCGCCACCACTTGGCGCGAAGCGATCACCAACCACACCTTTCCCGCTGACCCGATCCTCTGGGTCGGTCAGGTGCTCCGGCACTTCCCCGTGGCCCTACTCCTCAGCGAATAA
- a CDS encoding deaminase, whose amino-acid sequence MHRSPDHTWLLEAIECSRQCPPSAGAFSVGAIIVDAAQQKIASGYSRETGDGAHAEEIALQKAHQAQLDLRGATIYSSLEPCSVRLSQKRSCTDRMLAAGIARVVFALYEPSIFVVCRGAETLMRHGVEVVVLPEYGPLVVAINQHLMAAP is encoded by the coding sequence ATGCATCGCAGTCCTGACCACACTTGGCTCCTGGAGGCCATTGAATGCTCCCGACAGTGCCCCCCCTCCGCCGGAGCCTTTTCGGTAGGCGCGATTATTGTCGATGCGGCGCAGCAGAAGATCGCCTCAGGCTATAGCCGCGAAACCGGGGACGGTGCTCATGCCGAAGAAATAGCCCTTCAAAAAGCGCACCAAGCCCAGCTTGACCTGCGAGGAGCGACCATCTACAGTTCCCTTGAGCCCTGTAGCGTCCGACTGTCACAAAAACGGTCCTGTACCGACCGGATGCTCGCAGCGGGAATTGCTCGGGTAGTTTTTGCGCTCTATGAACCCTCTATCTTCGTCGTCTGCCGGGGTGCAGAAACGCTCATGCGCCACGGAGTAGAGGTTGTAGTGCTCCCTGAATATGGCCCGCTCGTCGTCGCGATCAACCAACACCTCATGGCGGCACCGTAA
- a CDS encoding alpha/beta hydrolase: MAITEAAPVWLRPWRNFITTRLHRVEERLLYAPVREMIAYPSDAGLPYEIVFLPTLPSGCIQGWYIPARDPNAPLLLYCHGNAGNISCHVNLGYFFRYLGMAVFLFDYQGYGQSQGRPSETALYADAQTVWQHLTRERGLSPERILLWGHSLGGAVAMELALWYPQVQGLILEGAFTSIPEMGRLNPFFRPLPLDRLVRDRFDNRTRVGRLQVPLVVIHGTADDVVPYTMGEALYTGAPGFKRLCTVPNGGHNKLWATLGVARVRELIAWMQDPTPDQP, translated from the coding sequence ATGGCTATAACTGAGGCAGCACCGGTCTGGTTGCGACCCTGGCGTAACTTCATAACTACCCGTCTGCACCGGGTAGAGGAGCGGCTGCTCTATGCTCCGGTGCGCGAGATGATTGCCTATCCTAGCGACGCGGGGCTACCCTACGAAATCGTCTTCCTCCCCACCCTGCCTAGTGGCTGTATCCAAGGCTGGTACATCCCTGCTCGTGACCCCAACGCGCCGCTTCTGCTCTACTGCCACGGTAACGCCGGGAATATCTCCTGCCATGTCAACCTCGGCTATTTTTTTCGCTACCTGGGGATGGCTGTGTTTCTCTTTGACTATCAGGGATACGGACAAAGTCAGGGCAGACCCTCCGAAACGGCACTCTACGCTGACGCTCAGACCGTGTGGCAGCACCTGACTCGGGAGCGCGGACTCTCTCCAGAACGCATCTTGCTCTGGGGGCATTCTTTGGGGGGTGCGGTCGCCATGGAGCTAGCCCTATGGTATCCCCAAGTCCAGGGTCTTATCCTGGAGGGGGCTTTTACCTCAATCCCCGAGATGGGCCGCCTAAATCCGTTTTTTCGCCCCCTGCCCCTGGACCGGCTAGTCCGAGACCGCTTCGACAACCGTACCCGCGTGGGACGTTTGCAGGTTCCTTTGGTGGTTATCCACGGGACCGCAGACGATGTGGTCCCCTACACCATGGGCGAAGCGCTCTATACCGGGGCTCCCGGCTTCAAACGACTGTGCACGGTCCCCAATGGCGGACACAACAAGCTCTGGGCAACTCTGGGTGTGGCGCGGGTCCGGGAACTGATTGCCTGGATGCAGGACCCAACACCAGACCAGCCATGA
- a CDS encoding homoserine dehydrogenase has protein sequence MVKIALLGLGTVGAGVWRILEDPTGRDPLLRHVEVYGIAVRSLSKPRPVAVPEALLTTDAMALVTDPSVDIVVELMGGIEPALPLLKTALDHGKHVVSANKALLARHFRALTALARHRGVYLLFEAAVGGGIPLIQPVRQCLGANRIERLVGIINGTTNYILSAMAREGVPYAQALNEAQHLGFAEQDPTADVEGHDTQEKLALLSALVFRTAIVPLAEIPCTGITRIGIEDLRYARELGFGVKLLAVAQKTASGQLDLQVAPHFVPADHPLNQVEGADNAVLVEGEPLGRVMLLGPGAGSGPTASAVVSDILNIIAHHEGAFLDPQMTGEPTCQADLLPATQRRGRYYVRLGVMDQPGMIGIVGHAFGEQGVSLESVVQKASHGTQAELVVITHWVAEGQLHRALAQLEGLGVSIGALLRVLAREDEPSG, from the coding sequence ATGGTTAAAATTGCCCTATTGGGTCTGGGCACGGTCGGCGCGGGCGTGTGGCGTATCCTTGAGGACCCTACAGGCCGCGACCCTCTACTCCGTCACGTTGAAGTTTATGGAATAGCGGTGCGCTCCTTGTCTAAGCCAAGACCGGTAGCTGTACCGGAGGCCCTGCTGACGACGGATGCGATGGCGCTGGTCACCGACCCTAGCGTAGATATTGTTGTAGAACTGATGGGCGGAATAGAACCAGCCCTGCCGTTGCTCAAGACAGCCCTGGACCACGGTAAGCACGTAGTCAGCGCCAACAAAGCACTCCTGGCTCGTCATTTTCGAGCCTTGACCGCCCTGGCTCGCCATCGGGGGGTCTATTTGCTCTTTGAAGCAGCCGTAGGCGGGGGAATTCCCCTGATTCAGCCGGTACGCCAGTGTCTGGGGGCCAACCGCATTGAGCGGCTGGTGGGCATCATCAACGGTACAACCAACTATATTTTGTCGGCGATGGCCCGCGAAGGCGTACCCTATGCCCAAGCGCTAAATGAGGCACAGCATTTGGGGTTTGCCGAACAGGACCCGACGGCGGATGTCGAAGGCCATGACACACAAGAAAAACTGGCGCTGTTGAGTGCTCTGGTATTTCGGACAGCCATCGTGCCCTTAGCGGAAATCCCCTGCACCGGCATCACCCGCATCGGTATCGAAGACCTGCGCTATGCCCGCGAGTTGGGGTTTGGGGTCAAGCTCTTGGCGGTCGCCCAAAAGACTGCTTCCGGTCAACTGGACCTGCAAGTAGCTCCCCACTTCGTCCCTGCCGACCATCCACTCAATCAGGTCGAGGGGGCAGACAATGCGGTTCTGGTGGAAGGAGAGCCCTTAGGCCGGGTCATGCTCTTGGGTCCGGGGGCGGGTTCTGGACCGACAGCGAGCGCTGTGGTCTCGGATATTCTCAACATTATTGCCCACCACGAGGGAGCTTTCCTGGACCCTCAGATGACAGGAGAGCCTACCTGTCAAGCAGATCTGCTGCCTGCGACCCAACGCCGGGGGCGCTATTACGTGCGCCTTGGAGTCATGGACCAACCCGGGATGATTGGCATCGTCGGCCACGCCTTTGGTGAGCAGGGGGTGAGCCTGGAATCCGTAGTCCAAAAGGCCAGCCACGGCACGCAGGCAGAACTGGTAGTCATCACGCACTGGGTCGCAGAGGGGCAGTTGCACCGGGCTTTGGCGCAACTCGAAGGTCTTGGGGTCTCGATTGGGGCGCTCCTGCGGGTCTTAGCCCGTGAGGACGAGCCATCCGGTTAG
- a CDS encoding cytochrome b produces the protein MALSKVQASRALWWMHWVMATCFLIIFSVGIYMADLPREVPYRLALFGFHKSMGMLVLILLSIRIFLLLRSALPARWPKRPAQWLKTVLLHTFLYTFMLALPVSGYYYSNIVGRGVKLFGLPIPSLIPENKALGELASNLHFWLAYTFLAFIATHLLVQNRFLVTRWRKLFSPKPSAS, from the coding sequence ATGGCTTTGAGTAAGGTACAAGCTAGCCGTGCTTTGTGGTGGATGCACTGGGTGATGGCGACCTGTTTTTTGATCATTTTTAGTGTGGGGATCTACATGGCCGATTTACCTCGGGAAGTCCCTTATCGGCTCGCCTTATTTGGTTTTCATAAGTCAATGGGTATGTTGGTGTTGATCCTGTTAAGTATCCGTATTTTCCTGCTGCTGAGGTCCGCCCTGCCCGCCCGTTGGCCCAAGCGCCCTGCTCAGTGGCTCAAGACCGTCCTGTTGCACACCTTCCTCTACACGTTCATGCTGGCGCTCCCGGTCAGCGGTTACTACTATTCCAATATTGTCGGCAGGGGGGTGAAGCTCTTCGGGCTGCCCATCCCCAGTCTGATTCCCGAAAATAAAGCGCTGGGGGAGTTGGCGAGTAATCTGCATTTCTGGCTCGCCTACACCTTTTTGGCTTTTATCGCCACGCATCTACTGGTCCAGAATCGTTTTTTGGTGACGCGCTGGCGCAAACTCTTTAGCCCCAAGCCAAGTGCCTCTTGA
- a CDS encoding LolA-like protein, which translates to MNAWIPLALGAFLLWAPASPIPAQTLDQVLVKAKQAVGGDGWDKVRNMYLKGKSKIAGFDTEREEWVDLVKVRFAQKYQLGFISGGLGFDGKTAWGKEPNKPAQTAVQGTFYENVFSNACRKSYVYLYPQRCGAKVVYAGEKQADGKQFQVLLVSPKGGKSLEMWLDSETYLPARSRFTGTDSFVYFSDFRTVNGLKLPFQFKADAQETTLAEVQFNVPITNEQYQAPVSAPKNNRKG; encoded by the coding sequence ATGAACGCTTGGATTCCCCTGGCGCTGGGGGCTTTTTTGTTATGGGCTCCGGCCTCCCCCATCCCAGCGCAGACCTTAGACCAAGTCCTGGTCAAGGCCAAACAGGCTGTGGGTGGGGATGGGTGGGACAAAGTCCGCAACATGTATCTCAAAGGTAAATCCAAAATTGCCGGTTTTGACACAGAGCGCGAAGAGTGGGTGGATCTGGTGAAGGTCCGCTTTGCTCAGAAATATCAATTGGGCTTTATTTCCGGGGGGTTGGGCTTCGACGGTAAGACCGCTTGGGGGAAAGAGCCCAATAAACCTGCTCAGACCGCCGTCCAAGGCACGTTCTACGAAAACGTTTTCAGCAACGCCTGTCGCAAGAGCTATGTCTATCTGTATCCTCAGCGCTGCGGGGCCAAAGTGGTATACGCGGGGGAGAAACAGGCCGATGGCAAACAATTTCAGGTCCTCTTAGTGTCACCCAAGGGAGGGAAGAGCCTAGAAATGTGGCTCGACAGCGAGACCTACCTGCCCGCGCGCAGTCGGTTTACAGGTACGGATAGCTTTGTCTATTTTTCTGACTTCCGCACCGTCAATGGGCTCAAGCTTCCTTTCCAATTTAAGGCAGACGCTCAGGAGACCACGCTCGCTGAGGTCCAGTTCAACGTACCTATCACCAACGAGCAGTACCAAGCTCCAGTCTCCGCCCCAAAAAATAACCGCAAAGGGTAA
- a CDS encoding RibD family protein, which yields MSQAMHVIQKCAMSLDGFIDDTSPERLLLSNGEDFDRVDAVRAECDAILVGAGTIRADNPRLLVRSTARQQDRLARGLPAQPFKVTLTQSGILDPAAQFFTLGDGLKIVYCPETVQADLQTHLGLWARVVAVGRGPIDPVAVLDDLAAQGVQRLLIEGGSTIATLFLGAGLVDELQVSVAPFFVGEAAAPRFVKPHAFLHHKHQPMVLDKVEQLGNVALLTYRLSRSTVREHASQS from the coding sequence TTGAGCCAAGCCATGCATGTCATCCAAAAATGTGCGATGTCCCTCGACGGGTTTATCGACGATACGAGCCCTGAACGGTTGCTCCTCTCGAACGGGGAGGACTTTGACCGAGTGGATGCGGTACGCGCTGAGTGCGATGCGATCCTGGTCGGTGCAGGCACGATACGGGCGGACAATCCCCGGCTCTTGGTGCGCTCCACAGCGCGGCAGCAGGACCGTCTGGCGCGGGGGCTTCCGGCTCAACCGTTCAAAGTTACCCTCACTCAATCTGGAATCCTTGATCCGGCAGCACAGTTTTTTACGCTGGGGGATGGGCTCAAAATTGTCTACTGCCCAGAAACAGTGCAGGCGGACCTACAAACGCATCTAGGTTTGTGGGCACGGGTAGTGGCCGTGGGTCGAGGACCAATCGACCCTGTTGCGGTTCTGGATGACCTGGCTGCACAGGGGGTACAGCGCCTGTTGATCGAGGGGGGGAGTACGATTGCGACCTTATTTTTGGGGGCCGGGTTGGTTGATGAATTGCAGGTTTCGGTCGCGCCATTTTTTGTGGGCGAGGCTGCCGCTCCGAGGTTCGTCAAGCCCCACGCGTTTTTGCACCACAAACATCAGCCCATGGTGTTGGATAAAGTAGAACAGTTGGGAAACGTGGCGTTGCTGACCTACCGCCTATCCCGGTCAACCGTGAGAGAACATGCATCGCAGTCCTGA
- the nadB gene encoding L-aspartate oxidase, with protein MEYFDALIVGSGAAGLYTALNLPRDWRVALLTKEDLRASSSDWAQGGIAAVIDPTDSFLLHTEDTMVAGAGLCERQAVEVLVEEAPERIAELIHLGVSFDRYQGRLDLTLEAAHSRKRILHAQDATGRELVRALTEEVLVQPNITIYEKTLVTDLWVARGRCWGVRTRRAGVAAYLGAPVTVLATGGASRVFLHSTNPPVCTGDGLAMAWLAGARLRDMEFVQFHPTALAVPGAPRLLISEAVRGEGAHVLDRQGQRFLSRYHPAGELAPRDVVARAIYLHLRERGEDRVFIDFRPVGQQRIEQRFPNIRLTCAQYGLDIFEEPIPVAPAAHYCMGGVQTDLLGQTSVPGLWAVGETASTGVHGANRLASNSLLECLVFAHRIGRHTGLNTLNYPPPPALVDQAPPSPAAVQTILRQLPVLCWEACGIVRTALDLERGLAQLRLWQEWLAQADWTLDREALEARNQILVAYLLLQSALWRRESRGAHFRSDFPETALSWQVHTVIEHDHWSAQALKPDPVVYR; from the coding sequence ATGGAGTATTTTGACGCGCTAATTGTCGGGAGTGGGGCGGCTGGTCTCTACACCGCCCTCAACCTACCGAGGGATTGGCGGGTGGCCCTGCTCACCAAGGAAGACCTGCGCGCCTCCTCCAGCGATTGGGCGCAAGGGGGGATCGCAGCAGTCATCGACCCGACGGATTCCTTTCTCCTCCACACGGAGGACACCATGGTAGCGGGCGCGGGTTTGTGCGAGCGTCAGGCGGTCGAGGTTTTGGTCGAGGAAGCGCCAGAACGGATTGCCGAGCTAATCCATTTAGGGGTGAGTTTTGACCGCTATCAAGGACGGCTGGACCTCACGCTGGAGGCTGCCCATTCGCGCAAACGCATCCTCCATGCCCAAGATGCCACAGGCCGCGAACTGGTGCGAGCCTTGACCGAGGAGGTCTTGGTCCAACCCAATATCACGATTTACGAAAAGACGCTGGTCACCGACCTGTGGGTAGCGCGGGGACGGTGCTGGGGTGTCAGGACGCGTAGAGCGGGGGTTGCTGCTTATCTGGGGGCTCCGGTCACGGTCCTGGCTACCGGAGGGGCCAGCCGCGTCTTTTTGCACAGTACCAATCCTCCGGTGTGCACTGGGGATGGACTGGCGATGGCGTGGCTTGCAGGAGCCCGGTTGCGGGATATGGAGTTTGTCCAGTTTCACCCTACAGCGCTGGCTGTACCGGGAGCCCCGCGTCTGTTGATCAGCGAAGCTGTCCGCGGCGAGGGGGCTCATGTCCTTGACCGTCAGGGCCAACGCTTCCTCAGTCGCTATCATCCTGCTGGAGAATTGGCACCCCGCGATGTGGTGGCTCGCGCTATCTACCTGCACCTGCGCGAACGGGGCGAGGACCGGGTCTTCATCGATTTTCGGCCTGTGGGTCAGCAGCGCATTGAGCAGCGCTTTCCGAATATTCGTCTGACCTGTGCTCAGTACGGCTTGGATATTTTTGAGGAACCGATCCCGGTGGCTCCTGCGGCGCACTACTGCATGGGCGGAGTACAGACGGACCTGTTGGGACAGACTAGCGTACCGGGGCTGTGGGCGGTCGGAGAAACGGCGAGTACGGGTGTTCACGGGGCGAACCGCCTTGCGAGCAACTCGCTGCTGGAGTGTCTGGTCTTTGCGCATCGCATCGGTCGGCACACCGGGCTCAATACCCTGAACTACCCCCCGCCTCCGGCTTTGGTGGACCAAGCCCCCCCGTCCCCCGCCGCGGTACAGACGATTCTCCGGCAGTTGCCCGTCCTGTGTTGGGAGGCTTGTGGCATTGTTCGTACAGCGCTGGATCTAGAGCGTGGACTCGCTCAGTTGCGTCTTTGGCAGGAGTGGCTGGCCCAAGCGGACTGGACGTTGGACCGTGAGGCACTAGAAGCGCGCAATCAAATCCTGGTAGCTTATCTGCTCTTACAATCGGCGCTGTGGCGCAGGGAGTCGCGGGGCGCTCACTTTCGCTCTGATTTCCCGGAAACGGCGCTGTCCTGGCAGGTGCACACCGTGATCGAGCACGACCACTGGTCTGCACAGGCGCTCAAGCCTGATCCGGTAGTCTACCGCTGA
- a CDS encoding HEAT repeat domain-containing protein, with the protein MNDLYTQLQDPDFLQRVRALLRLRDATPEEVAPCATLTIRDSHVQMRSYTCILLGKKPSETAFRLLVEALQSDLDQGVRADAAGALGNLRDPRAYEFLNRAYYEDTEWIVQYSAVVALGSLRDPRTYDLMAAALCSTNALIPQAAISALGELGDRRAVPLLLPFVQSEDWLIRQKVAMALGQLGGAESLAALRYLARDSNAQVVTTVEAVLQELER; encoded by the coding sequence ATGAACGACCTCTATACCCAGCTTCAAGATCCAGATTTTCTACAACGGGTGCGTGCCCTGTTGCGTCTACGGGATGCCACTCCAGAAGAGGTCGCTCCCTGTGCGACTTTGACCATCCGCGACAGCCATGTCCAGATGCGGTCATACACCTGCATACTCCTGGGCAAAAAGCCCTCGGAGACAGCTTTTCGTCTGTTGGTCGAGGCGCTCCAATCCGACCTCGACCAAGGCGTGCGGGCGGATGCAGCGGGAGCTTTGGGCAATCTGCGCGACCCGAGGGCCTATGAATTTCTAAACCGTGCCTACTACGAGGACACAGAGTGGATTGTGCAGTACAGTGCCGTGGTAGCGCTCGGTAGCTTGCGTGACCCGAGGACCTATGACTTGATGGCGGCGGCGCTCTGTTCAACGAATGCGCTGATTCCCCAAGCGGCTATCAGTGCCTTGGGGGAGTTGGGGGACCGTCGGGCTGTGCCCCTGCTGTTGCCCTTTGTGCAGTCAGAGGATTGGTTGATCCGGCAGAAGGTTGCCATGGCGCTAGGTCAGTTGGGTGGAGCCGAAAGTTTGGCAGCCCTGCGCTACCTCGCTCGGGATAGCAATGCTCAGGTCGTGACCACCGTTGAGGCTGTACTTCAGGAGCTAGAGCGTTAA
- a CDS encoding chlorophyll a/b-binding protein, which translates to MTTNKTTDEAKFGFVPYAEMLNGRLAMIGFLAALLVEVATGKGVLHFLGLV; encoded by the coding sequence ATGACTACAAACAAGACCACCGACGAAGCCAAGTTTGGTTTTGTCCCCTATGCTGAGATGCTGAATGGTCGTTTAGCCATGATCGGCTTCTTGGCTGCTCTGCTCGTCGAAGTCGCTACCGGCAAAGGTGTGCTGCACTTCCTCGGTTTGGTTTAG